A single Carnobacterium inhibens subsp. inhibens DSM 13024 DNA region contains:
- the addB gene encoding helicase-exonuclease AddAB subunit AddB has translation MGLQFVLGRANRDKRSVLLDEIAESLTKNSEESIFYLVPDHIKFQAEMTVLENLSQYPYFKKKPIMGMMHLQVFSFTRLAWYWLKDTDIYAKPQLTNTGLSMLIRKLLIEHEEKLTIYRGEVRKEGFVQQMTDLFLELRGGRIRQEDLDQMMINLGNTPKEADFKLKLQDLSLIYQAFDAALLNKYIESEDIVSALIQKVEELDLSQTTIYIESYYQFTAQEQSLVLALMKAAKNVTIALTIDKAYAVERPEMYNLFQTTGMTYYKLYQLARQNNVPVYKDKIIQVKDQAYCEELNQLEEFWVESSQLTPTNTDAINSTHSMGNCIEVWAAENKQAEVTHVAKEIRKLVASGNYRYRDILVLTRNMDDYLSIIEPLFTNHAIELFIDSAELMNQHPLIEVIDALVNIYKRNWRYADVMRLLRTELVIPITEGEESLSKERSQRVSQLVYHTQKFRERVDITENVLLAYGYEGYQWTKTDPWHYTRYFYEDAEFQSDNDQRIEQIANSVKTDLTALIVPFFKRLEKAQTSREAAKELYLFMEKVGIKDQIGFWRDQAIENNDLEEARKHEQTWQTFLQLLDEYVEVLGDEPFDLDSFHAILMTGFDNATYSMVPPSIDQVTFSGIEGTRIGTAKVTFMLGVTDAHLPAKTENKSILTEEDRDFFSLFLDETQYLKPTVEAVMASEPFIAYQAFLDSSEKLIFSYPTSDETKNGPKLSPYVDRIAKAFALPIQSKLMDVTSVETPSERDLMDFVGTKKTTMSQLLMVLRKEQDQRGQLTAFWQHLYYEFKRDKQVARTFNHLLVSLVKKNLPKPLKPEIATDLYGKDLYLSVSRLEAFYADHYGHFLTYGLKLKDRDVFELSPAGTGEFFHDALDHLFKIVIQKNLTLDQLNEETLEQLTTEVLNELYGKPKFSILTASNRMKYIRDQLGATIKKMVWVIGNQSRRTNMKNIQTEVLFGQVANQQGIKGLSFPLNNGGTLHLRGKIDRVDAMTLGDDHYLSIVDYKSSAHKFNYQDAYYGLAMQMITYLDTALQNAVDLIGHKAKPAGAFYLHVSNPFMKKGTFLDETAYINELLKSYKMDGLLLEDEEMLLSLDPTIEPTKASLVYPFNQLKSEALKSNKFVTLDEMTALRQHNQKLIIEAGNKIVDGVTTLNPFYEKRQFIPTVNGPLRAVSQFDAMLPENNYRRMDALKREDILKKMQEEEEDEE, from the coding sequence ATGGGATTGCAATTTGTATTAGGCCGTGCGAACCGAGATAAACGATCTGTACTATTGGATGAAATAGCAGAAAGTCTGACAAAAAATAGTGAAGAGTCTATCTTTTATTTAGTTCCGGACCATATTAAATTCCAAGCGGAAATGACTGTTTTGGAAAATTTAAGTCAATATCCTTATTTTAAAAAGAAACCCATAATGGGTATGATGCATTTACAAGTATTCAGTTTTACACGTTTAGCTTGGTATTGGTTAAAAGATACAGATATTTATGCTAAACCACAATTGACGAACACTGGATTATCGATGCTGATCCGTAAATTGTTGATCGAACATGAAGAAAAATTGACCATTTACCGTGGTGAAGTTCGAAAAGAAGGCTTTGTGCAACAGATGACAGATCTGTTTTTAGAGTTGCGTGGTGGACGCATTAGACAAGAAGATTTGGATCAAATGATGATTAATTTAGGGAATACACCTAAAGAAGCGGATTTTAAGTTAAAATTACAAGATTTATCTTTGATTTATCAAGCATTTGATGCAGCTTTATTGAATAAATATATTGAATCGGAAGACATTGTTTCTGCTTTGATCCAAAAAGTGGAAGAATTGGATTTATCTCAAACGACTATTTATATTGAAAGTTACTATCAATTTACAGCTCAAGAACAAAGTCTTGTGTTAGCTTTAATGAAAGCTGCTAAAAACGTGACAATAGCCTTGACCATAGATAAGGCGTACGCCGTTGAAAGACCTGAAATGTATAATTTGTTCCAGACGACAGGTATGACTTACTATAAATTGTATCAATTAGCTCGCCAGAATAATGTTCCAGTCTATAAAGACAAAATTATTCAAGTAAAAGACCAAGCTTATTGTGAGGAATTGAATCAACTGGAAGAGTTTTGGGTTGAGTCAAGTCAACTTACACCGACGAATACGGATGCTATTAACTCAACTCACTCGATGGGCAACTGTATTGAGGTATGGGCAGCAGAAAATAAACAAGCTGAAGTAACACATGTGGCTAAAGAAATTCGTAAATTAGTCGCATCTGGCAACTATCGCTATAGGGATATTCTCGTTCTTACTCGAAATATGGATGATTATTTATCTATTATAGAACCACTATTTACGAATCATGCAATTGAACTTTTTATTGATAGTGCAGAATTGATGAATCAGCATCCGTTAATAGAAGTTATTGATGCTTTAGTCAATATTTATAAACGGAATTGGCGGTATGCAGATGTTATGAGACTGCTCAGAACAGAGCTGGTCATTCCAATAACTGAAGGGGAAGAATCACTTTCTAAAGAACGAAGTCAACGAGTGAGTCAATTGGTATACCATACGCAAAAATTTAGAGAACGCGTAGACATAACTGAGAATGTTCTATTGGCGTATGGATATGAAGGCTACCAGTGGACGAAAACCGATCCATGGCATTACACACGCTATTTCTATGAAGATGCAGAATTTCAATCGGATAATGATCAACGTATTGAGCAAATAGCTAACTCCGTCAAAACAGATCTTACAGCATTAATTGTTCCCTTTTTTAAACGTTTAGAAAAAGCTCAAACGAGTAGAGAAGCCGCTAAAGAGCTGTATTTATTTATGGAAAAAGTTGGTATAAAAGATCAAATAGGTTTTTGGAGAGATCAAGCAATTGAAAATAATGATCTTGAAGAAGCACGTAAACATGAACAGACATGGCAGACATTTTTACAGTTGCTAGATGAATATGTGGAAGTATTAGGGGATGAACCTTTCGATTTAGATAGTTTCCATGCCATATTGATGACTGGGTTCGATAATGCTACTTATAGTATGGTTCCGCCAAGTATCGATCAAGTTACATTTTCTGGGATCGAAGGAACTCGTATTGGAACGGCTAAAGTTACCTTTATGTTGGGGGTTACAGATGCTCATTTACCTGCTAAAACAGAAAATAAAAGTATTTTAACGGAAGAGGACCGTGATTTCTTTTCACTTTTCTTAGATGAAACGCAGTATTTAAAACCAACTGTTGAAGCTGTTATGGCATCAGAACCATTTATTGCTTATCAAGCATTTTTAGATTCTTCAGAAAAACTAATATTCAGTTACCCAACGAGCGACGAAACAAAAAATGGACCGAAATTATCGCCTTATGTGGATCGAATTGCTAAAGCATTTGCTCTGCCGATCCAATCGAAATTAATGGATGTTACGTCAGTAGAAACGCCTAGTGAGCGAGACTTAATGGATTTTGTTGGGACAAAGAAAACAACAATGAGTCAGCTCTTAATGGTCTTACGCAAAGAGCAAGATCAAAGAGGCCAATTAACTGCTTTTTGGCAACACTTGTACTATGAGTTTAAAAGAGATAAACAAGTTGCCCGAACGTTTAATCATTTGCTGGTCAGTTTAGTCAAAAAGAATTTGCCAAAACCGCTTAAACCCGAAATCGCAACGGATCTATATGGAAAAGATCTGTATTTATCGGTTTCACGTTTAGAAGCTTTTTATGCAGATCATTACGGACATTTTTTAACTTATGGATTGAAATTGAAAGATCGAGATGTCTTTGAACTTTCTCCAGCAGGTACAGGAGAATTTTTCCATGATGCCCTGGACCATCTTTTTAAAATAGTCATTCAAAAAAATCTAACTCTAGATCAGTTAAACGAAGAAACCCTTGAACAACTGACAACAGAGGTTTTAAATGAACTTTACGGCAAACCAAAGTTCTCAATTCTAACGGCGTCTAACCGTATGAAATACATTCGCGATCAATTAGGCGCAACCATCAAAAAAATGGTGTGGGTCATTGGAAATCAAAGCCGGCGTACCAATATGAAAAATATTCAAACAGAAGTATTGTTTGGACAAGTTGCGAATCAACAAGGGATCAAAGGATTGTCTTTTCCGCTGAACAATGGCGGGACTCTTCATTTGCGTGGGAAAATAGATCGTGTAGATGCTATGACATTAGGCGATGATCATTATTTAAGCATCGTTGATTATAAATCAAGTGCGCATAAATTCAATTATCAAGATGCTTATTATGGCTTAGCTATGCAAATGATCACGTACCTAGATACAGCCCTTCAAAATGCCGTTGATCTGATCGGTCATAAAGCTAAACCTGCTGGAGCTTTTTATCTGCATGTATCGAATCCTTTTATGAAAAAAGGAACGTTCTTAGATGAAACAGCTTATATCAATGAGTTATTAAAATCCTATAAAATGGATGGCCTGCTGCTTGAAGATGAAGAAATGCTGCTTTCATTGGATCCGACAATCGAGCCGACAAAGGCTTCATTGGTTTATCCATTCAATCAATTGAAAAGTGAAGCTTTAAAGTCAAATAAATTTGTTACATTAGATGAAATGACTGCTTTGCGTCAGCACAATCAAAAACTGATTATAGAGGCAGGAAATAAAATAGTGGACGGTGTGACTACATTAAACCCGTTCTATGAAAAAAGACAGTTTATTCCTACTGTGAATGGTCCGTTACGGGCGGTTTCTCAATTCGATGCCATGTTGCCTGAAAATAACTACCGACGAATGGATGCTTTAAAAAGAGAAGATATTCTTAAAAAAATGCAAGAAGAGGAGGAAGATGAAGAATGA